A part of Desulfobacter sp. genomic DNA contains:
- a CDS encoding methyl-accepting chemotaxis protein yields the protein MFNKKSSLKTKFLTPICLVTLLAFAVTIAVVVGRAKEMAETDALENATQTAYRYGGEVKIQIEKGMEAARTLAEALEGMKKAADPTGRDLVAEMLKQILKRNPAFIGVWTVWEPNAFDGLDTEYANTEFHDATGRLAFLADRFGTSSNFGVCADYDIPGTGDYYLSPMKTGRETILDPYEWEQDGDKFLLATLAVPIQVNGRTMGVAGIDIALKTFQEMVKGIQIYETGYVAVIANNGSYVAHPKSGRLGKPMVDTDPWVTPFLKDINAGTGFTTRSSSKTADAEFIRICVPVTIGNTATPWAVMANVPRDIIFQKANAIMYLSAGIGMGALVILMVTVYLITGYIIRQLKKGVDFAETMSGGDLSRTLEIKSNDEIGTLSAALNKMVGSLGGMVKKVSGGVETLTDASGSLSAASSQMAASAEQSSASSAQVAAAAEELNAGMSAVAAATEQSAANIDLVASATEEMTATINEIAKNSENARTVTAQAADQAKMTTEKVRALGSAARDIDKVTAAITEISEQTNLLALNATIEAARAGEAGKGFAVVAGEIKTLAAQTAEATRQIKGNIDAIQTSTSESVLEIEDIAQVIIDIDNIVSTIAVAVEEQAATTGEIASNVTEISNGIQEVNGSITQSTQVSGEIAGQIAEISQASGEISQTSFQVRDQSAELTQLSVQLREMIGHFRL from the coding sequence ATGTTTAATAAAAAGAGTTCTTTGAAAACCAAATTTTTAACGCCCATATGCCTGGTGACCCTGCTGGCATTTGCCGTCACCATCGCCGTTGTGGTGGGAAGGGCCAAAGAGATGGCGGAAACCGACGCCCTTGAAAACGCCACCCAGACCGCATACCGGTACGGCGGAGAAGTCAAGATCCAGATTGAAAAGGGCATGGAAGCCGCCCGGACCCTGGCAGAGGCCCTGGAAGGTATGAAAAAGGCCGCCGATCCCACTGGACGGGACCTTGTAGCAGAAATGCTCAAGCAGATCCTGAAAAGAAACCCCGCATTTATCGGTGTGTGGACAGTCTGGGAACCCAATGCCTTTGACGGCCTGGACACTGAATACGCCAACACCGAGTTCCACGATGCAACCGGGCGCCTGGCATTCCTTGCGGACCGCTTCGGCACCTCTTCCAATTTCGGAGTCTGTGCGGACTATGACATCCCCGGCACCGGAGACTATTACCTGTCTCCCATGAAAACCGGCCGGGAAACCATTCTCGACCCCTATGAATGGGAACAGGACGGGGACAAATTCCTTCTGGCCACCCTTGCCGTTCCCATTCAGGTGAACGGGAGAACCATGGGGGTTGCAGGGATTGATATCGCACTGAAAACCTTTCAGGAAATGGTCAAGGGAATTCAAATTTATGAAACCGGCTATGTGGCTGTCATTGCCAACAACGGCAGTTATGTCGCCCATCCCAAATCCGGACGCCTGGGCAAGCCCATGGTGGACACCGACCCCTGGGTTACCCCCTTTCTCAAAGATATTAACGCCGGCACCGGTTTCACGACCAGAAGCAGTTCTAAAACCGCAGACGCCGAATTCATCCGTATCTGCGTCCCCGTAACCATTGGCAATACGGCCACCCCCTGGGCGGTAATGGCCAATGTGCCCCGGGATATCATTTTTCAAAAGGCCAATGCCATCATGTACCTCAGTGCCGGCATCGGCATGGGGGCCCTGGTGATCCTCATGGTCACCGTCTACCTGATCACCGGTTATATTATAAGACAGCTCAAAAAAGGGGTGGATTTTGCAGAAACCATGTCCGGGGGAGACCTGAGCCGGACCCTTGAGATAAAGTCCAATGATGAAATCGGCACCCTGTCCGCCGCCCTGAACAAAATGGTGGGCAGCCTCGGGGGAATGGTGAAAAAAGTATCCGGCGGGGTGGAGACCCTGACCGATGCCTCGGGCAGCCTGTCAGCCGCCTCCAGTCAGATGGCCGCCTCAGCAGAACAATCCTCGGCCTCATCCGCCCAGGTGGCGGCCGCAGCAGAAGAGTTGAACGCCGGCATGTCGGCTGTGGCCGCGGCAACGGAACAATCCGCCGCCAATATCGACCTGGTGGCATCGGCCACCGAAGAGATGACCGCAACCATCAATGAAATCGCCAAAAACTCAGAAAACGCCAGGACCGTCACGGCCCAGGCCGCAGACCAGGCCAAAATGACCACGGAAAAGGTCAGGGCCCTGGGAAGTGCTGCCCGGGATATTGACAAAGTGACCGCAGCCATCACCGAGATTTCCGAGCAGACCAACCTGCTTGCCCTCAACGCCACCATTGAGGCGGCCCGGGCCGGCGAGGCTGGCAAAGGATTTGCCGTGGTTGCCGGGGAAATCAAGACACTGGCCGCCCAGACCGCCGAGGCCACCCGGCAGATCAAAGGAAATATAGACGCCATCCAGACGTCCACCAGTGAGTCTGTGCTTGAGATAGAAGACATTGCCCAGGTAATCATTGATATCGACAATATTGTTTCAACCATTGCCGTGGCCGTGGAGGAACAGGCCGCCACCACCGGGGAAATCGCATCCAATGTGACGGAAATATCCAACGGTATCCAGGAGGTGAATGGCAGCATCACCCAGAGTACCCAGGTTTCAGGAGAGATTGCCGGTCAGATCGCCGAAATCAGCCAGGCCTCAGGGGAAATCTCCCAGACCAGCTTCCAGGTGAGAGACCAGTCCGCCGAGCTTACACAGCTTTCGGTCCAGCTCAGGGAAATGATCGGGCATTTCCGGCTATAA
- a CDS encoding LysM peptidoglycan-binding domain-containing protein, with amino-acid sequence MKPKAKPESKIPTTGRNTNQKKKVKNPGGFDLGGSLLKMNEFTLIMVGALVVTVLVFFLFFRSPDPDDRGREDTLGAAPQPAVAADPRMEQRIADLEVSLSRLAASSPMPEAPVQGDAKAVSDLDQRVTRLERAMTLKLDGLMDRLAKMEKRVAALKQAPAAVKPAAKLPKPVAAVSQKAPLKKKAVQTTKKKKTNIFHTVKKGETLWSISQKYKTSVAALRKLNNMTAKDNIYPGNNILVR; translated from the coding sequence ATGAAACCAAAAGCCAAACCCGAATCTAAGATACCCACCACCGGGAGAAATACCAATCAGAAAAAAAAGGTGAAGAATCCGGGCGGCTTTGATCTGGGCGGATCATTGCTGAAAATGAATGAATTCACCCTGATCATGGTCGGCGCCCTGGTGGTGACCGTACTTGTATTCTTTTTATTTTTCAGGTCCCCGGACCCCGATGACAGGGGCAGGGAAGATACCCTTGGCGCCGCCCCGCAGCCGGCTGTTGCGGCAGATCCCAGGATGGAGCAGCGGATTGCCGACCTGGAGGTCTCCCTGTCACGGCTTGCCGCGTCCTCGCCCATGCCGGAGGCCCCGGTCCAGGGAGATGCCAAAGCGGTTTCCGACTTGGACCAGCGGGTCACCCGGCTGGAACGTGCCATGACCTTGAAACTGGATGGATTGATGGACCGCCTGGCAAAGATGGAAAAACGGGTGGCCGCTTTGAAGCAGGCCCCGGCAGCCGTAAAACCCGCAGCCAAGCTACCCAAGCCGGTGGCCGCGGTTTCCCAGAAGGCGCCCCTGAAAAAGAAAGCGGTGCAGACAACGAAAAAGAAAAAAACAAATATTTTTCATACCGTAAAAAAAGGGGAGACCCTCTGGTCTATTTCCCAGAAATACAAGACCTCCGTCGCTGCGCTCAGAAAGCTCAACAATATGACGGCAAAGGACAATATTTATCCCGGGAATAATATCCTGGTCCGCTGA
- a CDS encoding formylglycine-generating enzyme family protein, producing MSKPVPFFIALTALLFSMSAAAGAQSVFTNKLGMRFVLIPAGSFLMGSPKSEKGRNWNEKQHRVTISKSFYMGETEVTQGQWNRLVSPNPSAFKLGSAYPVDSVSWNDAVAFIDYLNKWEGTTKYRLPTEAEWEYACRAGSTTAFSSGPVTTFSCNEPEPALVKTAWYCYNSGLADPARDFKPHPVRLLKPNRWGLYDMHGNVQEWVQDACEWRSILKAKVGVITRTYVDGIKNPLETKGERRVVRGGGWYQTAKYQRAAYRTYYKPIARRNSLGFRVVRMR from the coding sequence ATGTCTAAACCGGTTCCATTCTTCATTGCACTGACCGCCTTGCTCTTTTCCATGTCCGCCGCTGCCGGGGCCCAGAGCGTATTCACCAACAAGCTGGGCATGCGCTTTGTACTCATCCCTGCCGGCTCTTTTTTAATGGGCAGCCCAAAAAGCGAAAAGGGCCGAAACTGGAATGAAAAGCAACACAGGGTCACCATCAGCAAAAGCTTTTACATGGGAGAAACCGAAGTCACCCAGGGCCAGTGGAACCGCCTGGTTTCCCCCAACCCCTCCGCCTTTAAGCTGGGCAGTGCCTACCCCGTGGATTCGGTTTCCTGGAACGACGCCGTGGCCTTTATAGATTATCTCAACAAGTGGGAAGGCACCACCAAGTACCGGCTGCCGACGGAGGCGGAATGGGAATATGCCTGCCGGGCGGGGAGCACCACGGCCTTTTCCTCCGGGCCTGTGACCACCTTTTCATGCAATGAACCGGAACCCGCCCTGGTGAAAACGGCATGGTACTGTTACAATTCCGGCCTTGCAGACCCGGCCCGGGACTTCAAACCCCACCCGGTCAGACTGCTCAAGCCCAACCGCTGGGGACTGTACGACATGCACGGAAATGTCCAGGAATGGGTCCAGGATGCCTGTGAATGGCGCAGCATATTAAAGGCCAAAGTCGGAGTCATCACCCGGACCTATGTGGACGGAATAAAAAATCCCCTGGAAACAAAGGGGGAGCGCCGGGTGGTCCGGGGCGGGGGATGGTACCAGACCGCCAAATACCAGCGGGCCGCATACCGGACCTACTATAAACCCATTGCCCGCAGGAACAGCCTGGGCTTCAGGGTCGTCAGAATGAGATAA
- a CDS encoding DoxX family membrane protein has product MCRCMPADTANGRRWNLNWNKSTGKVVTWALRLALGVSFIWASWHKILAPDQFALILYGYGVFPGALINLLAIFVPFVELLAGICLITGLYKRPGLILINAMLACFIIIIGFNLARGHQFDCGCFSFADTKDTASAVGLLVRDILMLGAGLFLRTRFSKESA; this is encoded by the coding sequence ATGTGTCGGTGTATGCCGGCGGATACAGCGAATGGCAGGAGATGGAATTTGAATTGGAATAAGTCAACGGGGAAGGTGGTGACCTGGGCCCTGCGTCTGGCACTGGGCGTTTCCTTTATCTGGGCCTCCTGGCACAAAATCCTTGCACCGGACCAGTTTGCCCTGATTCTTTACGGCTACGGGGTCTTTCCCGGGGCCTTGATCAATCTGCTGGCCATCTTTGTGCCCTTTGTGGAACTTCTGGCTGGCATCTGTCTGATCACCGGGCTTTACAAGCGGCCTGGCCTTATCCTGATAAATGCCATGCTGGCCTGCTTTATCATCATCATCGGATTCAACCTTGCCCGTGGTCACCAGTTTGACTGCGGATGCTTTTCCTTTGCCGACACCAAGGATACGGCCAGTGCCGTGGGGCTGCTGGTCAGGGATATACTTATGCTGGGCGCCGGTCTCTTTCTCCGGACAAGATTCTCCAAAGAGTCCGCCTAA
- a CDS encoding rhodanese-like domain-containing protein translates to MIRTGRWNAAMNMKDIRGCLSIMLAAFFLGFGINTFSPAGIPLVGQWDKTAGVIMAGSNSDDAVHAREINNPLKVKRMIDSGLVVLVDVRRPDMYSQGHLPGALSYPLSEYDQIIGRFLETVEKDAPLLLYCAGVTCRDSHTFGARLMKLGYTDVSVYAGGYSEWQEMEFELE, encoded by the coding sequence ATGATCCGGACCGGACGCTGGAATGCCGCCATGAATATGAAGGATATCCGGGGCTGCCTGTCCATAATGCTGGCTGCATTTTTCTTGGGATTCGGGATCAACACCTTTTCTCCGGCGGGCATCCCCCTGGTCGGCCAGTGGGATAAGACGGCCGGGGTGATCATGGCCGGCTCCAACAGCGATGATGCGGTCCATGCCAGGGAAATCAACAATCCCCTCAAGGTGAAGCGGATGATTGATTCGGGCCTTGTGGTGCTGGTGGATGTGCGGCGGCCCGATATGTACAGCCAGGGGCATCTGCCGGGTGCCTTGTCCTATCCCCTGAGTGAATATGACCAGATCATAGGCCGGTTTTTGGAAACCGTGGAAAAGGATGCTCCTCTTCTTTTGTACTGTGCCGGCGTGACCTGCCGGGACAGTCATACATTCGGTGCCCGGCTGATGAAACTGGGGTACACCGATGTGTCGGTGTATGCCGGCGGATACAGCGAATGGCAGGAGATGGAATTTGAATTGGAATAA
- a CDS encoding septum formation initiator family protein — protein sequence MTTIEKIGLYLGIGIVLLILGLIFFSTNGVMDYRALTEKEARITARVRKESQENKRIEKEINRLKHDLEYIRHKARHDHGMAAPDELIFKHQSTIKDPNPKDLLP from the coding sequence ATGACCACCATTGAAAAGATCGGCCTTTATCTGGGGATCGGAATCGTCCTTTTGATTTTAGGCCTGATTTTTTTTTCCACCAACGGGGTGATGGACTACCGGGCCTTGACTGAGAAGGAAGCCAGGATCACTGCCCGGGTCCGGAAGGAATCCCAGGAGAATAAAAGAATAGAAAAAGAGATCAACCGCCTTAAGCATGATCTGGAATATATCCGGCACAAGGCCAGGCATGACCACGGTATGGCCGCGCCGGACGAACTGATTTTCAAACATCAATCAACTATAAAGGACCCCAATCCAAAGGACCTTTTGCCATGA
- the murJ gene encoding murein biosynthesis integral membrane protein MurJ, producing MIFFRKAASVSSITLISRVLGMVRDALIAFVFGASPASDAFFIAFRPFDLARKMMADGILSISFIPVFSGVMAREGKENAVSMFLSACFLVSLFAAVLVVVGIYLAPLVIGILAPGYAQGSYAQTLSVLLLKLMLPYMGVIFMVALSMGVLNSLGNFIVPAATPIILNLCVITATLFLADRFSPPVSVLAAGVTAGGLVQLAFQLPWLRRAGMLDYRRFVFLHPGVVRTLKTLLPSVVGAAAFQINMLVAGLLASKLAPGAVSCLYYAERLVQFPLALFAASVATVFLPLLSGKAAVQNMDGVRPAFDMGVRLVVFLTIPAMAGMMALNRPIVSLLFGRGAFDAGAAAQTGDCLFWLCAGLWAMAGTRLFVTFYFALANVRLPFFAGLGAICTNLVLGVFLGRALGVTGLALSVAISAGAGFFILALCAPVDAGLKPLWVCACRALFISGIMAFLVRRIWMLWAAWMPETVLTQGLGLAVAIAAGVLFFFGGAGLAAKQDVNLLKKVVSQRI from the coding sequence GTGATTTTTTTTAGAAAGGCGGCCTCCGTCAGCAGTATAACATTGATTTCAAGGGTTCTGGGGATGGTGAGGGATGCCCTTATTGCATTCGTTTTCGGTGCCTCCCCGGCATCGGACGCTTTTTTCATTGCCTTCAGGCCCTTTGACCTTGCCCGAAAAATGATGGCCGACGGAATTCTTAGCATCTCCTTTATACCGGTATTTTCAGGGGTGATGGCAAGGGAAGGAAAGGAAAATGCCGTATCCATGTTCCTGTCCGCCTGTTTTTTGGTTTCCTTATTTGCGGCCGTCCTGGTCGTGGTGGGGATCTATCTGGCCCCCCTGGTCATTGGGATACTGGCACCGGGGTATGCCCAGGGGAGCTATGCTCAGACCCTGTCTGTGCTGCTGTTGAAACTCATGCTGCCTTATATGGGGGTGATTTTTATGGTTGCCCTGTCCATGGGGGTTCTCAATTCCCTGGGCAATTTTATCGTACCCGCGGCCACCCCCATCATTCTGAATCTTTGCGTCATCACCGCCACCTTGTTTCTTGCGGATCGTTTTTCACCTCCGGTGTCGGTGCTTGCGGCCGGGGTGACCGCAGGAGGGCTGGTTCAGCTGGCCTTCCAGCTACCCTGGCTGCGGCGCGCCGGGATGCTGGATTACCGGCGGTTCGTTTTTTTGCATCCCGGGGTGGTCCGTACCCTTAAAACGCTGCTGCCTTCGGTTGTCGGGGCGGCGGCATTCCAGATCAATATGCTGGTGGCCGGTCTGCTGGCATCCAAACTGGCCCCGGGGGCGGTCTCCTGCCTTTATTATGCCGAGCGTCTGGTGCAATTCCCCCTGGCCCTGTTTGCCGCCTCTGTGGCGACGGTCTTTCTCCCCTTGCTCTCGGGAAAGGCCGCAGTCCAGAATATGGACGGCGTCCGGCCGGCATTTGACATGGGGGTCCGGCTGGTCGTTTTTTTGACCATCCCGGCCATGGCCGGGATGATGGCGCTGAACCGTCCCATTGTCAGCCTTTTGTTCGGCCGGGGGGCTTTTGACGCAGGGGCTGCCGCCCAGACAGGGGATTGCCTTTTCTGGCTCTGTGCCGGACTCTGGGCCATGGCCGGCACCCGGCTCTTTGTGACCTTCTATTTTGCCCTTGCCAATGTCCGGCTGCCCTTTTTTGCCGGCCTTGGGGCCATCTGCACCAACCTGGTGCTGGGGGTATTTCTGGGCCGGGCCTTGGGCGTGACCGGACTGGCCCTGTCCGTGGCCATCTCCGCCGGTGCCGGATTCTTTATTCTCGCTCTGTGCGCCCCTGTGGACGCCGGGTTGAAACCCTTATGGGTTTGTGCTTGCAGAGCGCTTTTTATCTCTGGTATAATGGCGTTTCTTGTTCGGCGGATCTGGATGCTCTGGGCCGCATGGATGCCTGAAACGGTTTTGACCCAGGGTTTGGGACTTGCCGTTGCCATTGCTGCAGGCGTTCTGTTTTTCTTCGGAGGGGCCGGGCTGGCGGCAAAGCAGGATGTAAACCTATTGAAAAAGGTAGTTTCCCAAAGAATATGA
- the rpsT gene encoding 30S ribosomal protein S20, whose amino-acid sequence MANHKSAKKRAKQSQVRRMRNKSVKTNLKTLEKKLRAAKEAGEATEELMKQTQSAIHKAAKKGIVHKKTASRKISRLFKLVNA is encoded by the coding sequence TTGGCTAACCATAAATCCGCAAAGAAACGTGCAAAACAAAGTCAGGTTAGACGGATGAGAAACAAATCCGTAAAAACCAACCTCAAAACCCTGGAAAAAAAGCTGCGTGCAGCAAAAGAGGCCGGTGAAGCCACCGAAGAGCTGATGAAGCAGACCCAGTCTGCCATTCACAAAGCAGCCAAAAAAGGCATTGTTCACAAGAAAACCGCTTCCAGAAAGATTTCAAGACTTTTCAAACTTGTAAACGCTTAA
- a CDS encoding leucine--tRNA ligase → MEERYNPAEVEPKWQDYWNKNQLFKVSEDRSKEKYYLLEMFPYPSGKIHIGHVRNYTIGDVVVRYKRMKGFNVIHPMGWDAFGMPAENAAIDNNTHPAAWTYENIRAMRAQLKKMGFSYDWDREIATCRPEYYRWEQWLFLKMLEKGMAYRKESYVNWCEKCQTVLANEQVEQDCCWRCSQPVEQKKLWQWFFKITDYAEDLLVYCDKLPGWPDKVTTMQKNWIGKSIGAELKFKIDGRDEDLNVFTTRPDTVFGATFMCLAPEHPLVEELSRGTEQEDAVAAFVEKVSKQERSADGIEKYEKEGVFTGAHCINPATGEKIPIYTANFVLMEYGTGAIMSVPCGDQRDFEFAKKYGLEIRIVVQPQGETLDPATMTEAFSGRGVMVNSGKFDGMDSEEALETITNWLDEEGRGKKAISYRLRDWGISRQRYWGAPIPVIHCPSCGVVPVPESDLPITLPEDANLLEKGGSPLPTLDYFAQATCPACGREDARRDTDTMDTFVESSWYYLRYCSPRYDQGMFDPEAVKYWAPVDQYIGGVEHAVLHLLYSRYFMRVLNTLGLIDFKEPFTRLLTQGMVCKETMTCPEHGFLFPEEAEKKGEGLGCTRCGSDVEVGRVIKMSKSKKNVVDPNALLEQYGADVTRLFCLFAAPPERDLEWSEDGVEGSNRFVNRVWRLAINCMEKMQGVAPYTGPAGDLKSGAAKDLYIKANQTIQKVTNDIDDSFHFNTAISAVMELVNAMYAVDIEKADNETRAVLWFSLENVLLLLSPIVPHFCEELFRRMGHEGSIIEQSWPEFREDSLTSDEMLVVVQVNGKLRAKFNTGADTDEEEIKKMALADDRIVKYVEGKAVRKMIVIRKKQTLVNIVV, encoded by the coding sequence ATGGAGGAACGGTATAACCCGGCCGAGGTAGAACCCAAATGGCAGGATTACTGGAATAAAAATCAGCTTTTCAAGGTTTCCGAAGATAGGTCCAAAGAAAAATACTATCTTCTGGAAATGTTTCCGTATCCGTCGGGTAAGATCCATATCGGCCATGTGCGCAATTACACCATCGGCGACGTGGTGGTCCGGTACAAGCGGATGAAGGGGTTCAATGTCATTCATCCCATGGGATGGGACGCCTTTGGGATGCCTGCGGAAAATGCGGCCATCGACAACAACACCCATCCGGCGGCCTGGACCTATGAGAATATCAGGGCCATGCGGGCCCAGCTCAAAAAGATGGGTTTTTCCTACGACTGGGACCGGGAAATCGCCACCTGCCGGCCCGAATATTATCGATGGGAGCAGTGGCTCTTTTTAAAAATGCTTGAAAAGGGCATGGCCTACCGCAAGGAGTCCTATGTCAACTGGTGTGAAAAATGCCAGACCGTCCTGGCCAACGAGCAGGTGGAACAGGACTGCTGCTGGCGCTGTTCACAGCCCGTAGAGCAGAAAAAACTCTGGCAGTGGTTTTTTAAAATCACCGATTATGCCGAGGACCTCCTGGTCTATTGCGATAAGCTGCCCGGATGGCCGGACAAGGTCACGACCATGCAGAAAAACTGGATCGGCAAAAGCATCGGTGCTGAGCTCAAGTTCAAGATCGACGGCAGGGACGAGGACCTCAACGTCTTTACCACCCGGCCGGACACAGTGTTCGGCGCCACCTTCATGTGTCTGGCCCCGGAGCATCCCCTGGTGGAGGAATTGTCCAGGGGAACGGAACAGGAAGACGCCGTGGCCGCCTTTGTGGAAAAGGTGTCCAAGCAGGAACGTTCCGCCGACGGCATTGAAAAATATGAAAAAGAAGGGGTGTTCACCGGCGCCCACTGCATCAATCCGGCCACCGGCGAGAAAATCCCCATCTACACGGCCAACTTCGTGCTCATGGAGTACGGCACCGGTGCCATCATGTCCGTGCCCTGCGGCGACCAGCGTGACTTTGAATTTGCAAAAAAATATGGCCTTGAAATCCGCATCGTGGTTCAGCCCCAGGGAGAAACTCTGGATCCAGCCACCATGACCGAGGCCTTTTCCGGCCGCGGGGTGATGGTAAATTCCGGAAAGTTCGACGGCATGGACAGCGAAGAGGCTCTGGAAACCATCACCAACTGGCTGGACGAGGAAGGCCGGGGTAAAAAAGCAATTTCCTACCGCCTCCGGGACTGGGGCATTTCCCGCCAGAGATACTGGGGGGCACCCATCCCGGTGATCCACTGTCCCTCCTGCGGCGTGGTGCCTGTGCCGGAATCCGACCTGCCCATCACGCTTCCCGAGGATGCCAATCTGCTTGAAAAGGGCGGCTCCCCCCTGCCCACCCTGGACTATTTTGCCCAGGCCACCTGTCCGGCCTGCGGCAGGGAAGATGCCCGCCGGGATACCGACACCATGGACACTTTTGTGGAGTCCTCCTGGTATTACCTGAGATACTGCTCTCCCCGGTACGACCAGGGCATGTTCGATCCCGAGGCTGTGAAATACTGGGCCCCGGTTGACCAGTACATCGGCGGTGTGGAGCATGCGGTACTCCATCTGCTCTATTCCCGCTACTTCATGCGGGTGCTCAATACCCTGGGCCTGATTGATTTTAAAGAGCCCTTTACCCGCCTGCTCACCCAGGGCATGGTCTGCAAGGAAACCATGACCTGCCCGGAACACGGCTTCCTCTTCCCGGAAGAGGCCGAGAAAAAAGGCGAGGGCCTGGGCTGCACCCGCTGCGGCAGCGATGTGGAAGTGGGCCGGGTGATCAAGATGTCCAAGTCCAAGAAAAACGTGGTGGATCCCAACGCCCTGCTGGAGCAGTATGGCGCCGACGTAACCCGGCTGTTCTGCCTCTTTGCGGCACCGCCCGAGCGGGATCTGGAATGGAGTGAGGACGGGGTGGAAGGCTCCAACCGCTTTGTCAACCGGGTGTGGCGGCTGGCCATCAATTGCATGGAAAAGATGCAGGGTGTCGCCCCTTACACTGGGCCGGCCGGCGACCTGAAATCCGGCGCTGCCAAGGATCTGTACATTAAGGCCAACCAGACCATCCAAAAGGTGACCAACGACATTGACGACAGTTTCCATTTTAATACGGCCATCTCCGCTGTAATGGAACTGGTCAACGCCATGTATGCCGTTGATATTGAAAAGGCCGACAATGAGACGCGTGCGGTACTTTGGTTCAGTCTGGAAAATGTACTCCTGCTTCTCTCTCCCATTGTTCCCCATTTCTGCGAAGAACTCTTCCGGCGCATGGGGCACGAAGGCTCCATAATAGAGCAGTCCTGGCCGGAATTCCGGGAGGACTCGTTGACCTCGGACGAGATGCTGGTAGTGGTCCAGGTGAACGGGAAGCTCCGGGCAAAATTCAACACCGGCGCGGATACGGATGAGGAAGAGATCAAGAAGATGGCATTGGCCGATGACCGGATAGTAAAATATGTCGAGGGCAAGGCGGTCAGAAAGATGATCGTCATCCGGAAAAAACAAACCCTTGTAAACATCGTGGTGTAA
- a CDS encoding GrpB family protein, which translates to MTTNLHKLTPAELGRLFPVIITRAQPEWPQIFTREKQRLTRLLKQKICGRIEHVGSTAVPGLAAKPTIDILIEIVDTPANRASIIAAMEDEGYIHMKEQSHLMMVKGYTPAGMEIPSFHIHMGSPGFPKLEEMIRFRDILRADRAAARDYETLKRSLARRYRTDRETYTQAKTDFIRARLAD; encoded by the coding sequence ATGACAACAAACCTGCACAAACTGACCCCGGCGGAACTGGGCCGGCTTTTCCCCGTTATCATCACCAGGGCGCAGCCGGAGTGGCCACAGATATTCACCCGGGAAAAACAGCGTCTGACAAGGCTTCTGAAACAAAAAATCTGCGGCAGGATTGAACATGTCGGCTCCACTGCGGTGCCGGGTCTGGCGGCTAAACCCACCATTGATATCCTCATTGAGATCGTTGACACGCCTGCCAACCGCGCCTCAATCATTGCCGCCATGGAAGACGAGGGATATATCCACATGAAGGAACAGAGCCACCTCATGATGGTCAAGGGGTATACACCGGCGGGCATGGAAATCCCATCCTTCCATATCCATATGGGCAGCCCCGGTTTTCCCAAGCTTGAGGAGATGATCCGGTTCAGGGACATCCTCAGGGCAGACCGGGCCGCCGCCCGGGACTACGAAACCCTGAAAAGGAGCTTGGCCCGCAGATACAGAACCGACCGGGAAACCTACACCCAGGCAAAGACAGACTTCATCCGGGCCCGCCTGGCGGATTAG